GGCTGCTGAAGAGCCTGTTCTGGATCGCAGCCGCGGCGGCGGTCACCTTCGTCATCGCCGTCATCTACGGCTATGCGCCGAACCGCCCCAAGGCGAAGTGGCGCTGGATTTCGCCCGGCTCGATTGCGGCCACTCTGGTGTGGCTGGCCGCGACCCTCGCCTTCGGCTTCTACGTCGCGAATTTCGGCAGTTACAACGCCACCTACGGGTCGCTGGGAGCCGTCATCGTGTTCCTGACCTGGCTCTATCTGTCCGCCTACATCCTGCTGATCGGCGCCGAGCTCAACGCCGAGCTTGAAAAGCAGACGGCGTGCGATACGACCGGTCCCTAGATGGATTGGCAACTGATCTGGACGGCGTCAGGCGCCAGCTTCGCCGCGGGCATGGCCACCACCGTCGGCGCGCTGCCGGTGCTCGCAATCCGCAGCATCTCGCCCCGGCTGCAGAGCGCCTTTCTCGGCTTCTCGGCCGGCGTCATGCTCGCCGCCTCCTTCTTCTCGCTGATCATCCCGGGGCTCGAGGCGGTCGCGGAGCAGGGCGGCACTCCGACCACGGCCGCTCTGGTCATCTGCGCCGCGATCCTGCTCGGCGGCATAGTGCTGCAGACGGTCAACCGCTACGCCCCGCACGACGTCTTCACCAGCCGCGCCGGCGCCGGCGTGGGTGCAAGCGTGTCGACGCTGCGCCGCATCTGGCTGTTCGTCATCGCCATCACGCTGCACAATTTTCCCGAAGGGCTCGCCGTCGGCGTCAGCTTCGGCGGCGGCGCGATCGACAACGGCACCGCCACCGCGATCGGCATCGGCCTGCAGAACATCCCCGAGGGGCTGGCGGTGGCGGTCTCGCTCGCCTCGGTCGGCTACAGCCGCCTTTATGCCTTCGTTGCCGCGATGCTGACCGGACTGGTCGAGCCGATCGGTGGCTTTCTCGGCATCGCCGCAGTGTCGATCGCGGAGCCTCTGCTGCCCTGGGGTCTCGGCTTCGCCGCCGGCGCGATGATCTGGGTCGTCACCAGCGAGATCACGCCCGAAATGCACCGCGAGCGGCGCCAGGAAATGGCCACCGGCGCTTTGATGTTCGGCCTGGCGCTGATGCTTTTCCTCGACTGGACTCTGGGCTAGACCTGCCACTCCAGCACGAAGTCGCGCAGAGCGCGCGCGTCGTGCAGCGCATTGTGCGGCACCTTGCTGATCGCCGCGGTGGAGAAGCCGGGGCTGCTGACGAACTCGAACCGGAGGCTGCCGACAGGCGCCATGTCGCCCGCCTTGGTGACCAGCAGATGGCAGAAATAGGCGATGTCGTCCGGCCAGTCGGCGACGATCAGCGCGTCATTGTCGTGCTGCAGATAATGCGCGATCTCGGCCGCCGCCTCCAGCCGCGACATCGGGCGCGGCTCGAGCTGCGGCGGCACCGAACGCAGGTAGGGGACGACGTTGCGCTCGACCCAGGGATGGAGGACGTCGGGCAGGTCAAGCAGCACGTAGAGCTCCTCGTCGCCATGTTCGGGCACCAGGGCGACACTGATCAGCTCGCCGCCGAAGCCGTTGAATTCGGTGTCCAGGAAATAGCGCATCAGGCTGGACGCTATCCCCGTTTCGTCCTTTACTGTCCACTTTGGCTTACCGAGGGGGAATTGCATGCACGACGAACCGCGCTTCCAGGCCGACCGCCGCACTCTGATGAAAGGCGCCGCGGCCGGAGCGATGCTGTTCGCCCCCGGCGCCGCCCTCGCCGCGTCCGGAGACCTCGCCGCGATCCGCAAGGCGGTCGAGGCGGGCCATGACGAGAGCGTCCGGCGCATCCAGGACTGGATCCGCAATCCCTCGATCGCCGCCGAGAACCTCAACATGGAGCAGGGCGCCGATTACATGGTGCGCCTCGCCCGCGACGCCGGCTTCCAGCATGTCGCGAAGGTCCCGACCGACGGCCATCCCGGCGTGTTCGCCACGCTCGACGCCGGCGCGAAGCGGACCATGGGCATCTATTTCATGTACGACGTGAAGCAGTTCGACCCGAAGGAATGGTCGTCGCCGCCGCTCGAGGCGCGTCTGCTCGACAAGCCCGGCTTCGGCAAGATCATGATGGGCCGCGGCGCGGTGAACCAGAAGGGCCCCGAGGGCGCCTTCCTCGCCGCCCTCCACGCCTTCCGAGCCGCCGGCCGCAAGCTGCCCGTCAACCTCGTCCTGATCGCCGAGGGCGAGGAGGAGATCGGCTCGCCCCACTTCCACCAGATCGTGCGCCGCCCCGAGGTGCTTGCCGCGCTCCGCAAGTGCGAGGGCGTGATCATTCCCTCGGGCTGGCAGGATCCGGACGGCAGCGTCCAGATCAATCTCGGCGCCAAGGGCGTGATCGAGATGGAGCTCGTCGCCAGCGGCGAGAAATGGGGCCGCGGGCCGAAGAAGGACGTCCATTCCAGCCTCAAGGCCCAGGTCGACAGCCCCGCCTGGCGGCTGGTCGCGGCGCTGCAGACCCTGGTCACGCCGGACGGCAACACGCCCGCGATCGACGGCATCTTCGAGAAGGTGCGGCCGCTGACGCCGCGCGAGAAGGCGCTGATCGCCGAGACCGCCCGCGTCAGCAACGAGGCCGACGCCAAGAAGGCGCTCGGCGTCAGCCACTGGATCGACGATCTGCCCTGGCAGCAGGCGCTCGAGCGGCTGGCTTCGCAGCCGACGGTCAACATCGAGGGGCTGGTCGCCGGCTATACCGGTCCGGGCGGCAAGACCATCCTGCCCTCGCGCGCGGTCGCCAAGCTCGACATGCGCATCGTGCCGAACATGACCAAGGACGACACCGTCGCCAAGCTGCGCGCCCATCTCGACAGACGCGGCTTCCAGGATGTGGAGGTCAACGTCTCGGGCGGCTACGATCCGACCGAGACCGCGGAGAACAGTCGCGTCATCCGCGCCCAGCAAGCGGTCTACAGCCGTGCCGGCGCGCCCTTCACCCTCTATCCGCGCCTCGCCGGCTCGTGGCCCGGCTTCGTCTTCACCAGCGCCCCGGTCTCGCTGCCCGCCGGCCAGTTCGGCCTCGGCCACGGCAACGGCGCCCACGCCCCCGACGAATATTTCGTCATCGAGAGCAGCAACCCGAAGGTCGAAGGGCTCGACGGCGCTACGATGGGCTTCGTCGACTTCCTCTACGAAATGGCGACGATCAAATAGCGGTCAGCCGCCGAGATTTGCCTCGAGCGTGATCTCGGCGTTGAGCAATTTCGAGATCGGGCAATTGGCCTTGGCGTCCTCGGCGATCGCGCGGAAGCGGGCTTCGTCTATGCCTTCGATGGTCGCCTGCAGGCTGAGGTCGGAGCGGCTGACCTTGAAGCCCTCGCCCTCCTTGTCGAGCTTCACCCGTGCCGTGGTCTCGAGCGTGCCGTCGCTGAGCCCTTCCTTGGCGAGCGCGAACGACAGCGCCATGGTGAAGCAGGCGGCGTGGGCGGCGGCGATCAGCTCCTCCGGGTTGGTGCCGGGCGCGTCCTCGAAGCGGGTGTTGAAGCCATAAGGATTGTCGGAAAGCACCCCCGACTGGGTCGAGACATGTCCCTTGCCGTCCTTGCCGAATCCTTCGTAACGCGCCGATGCCGTGCGAGTGATCATGTGCCGCTCCTGCTTGCTGGTCCTTCGTGAACGGTCAGGACGATGGAAAGTTCGCACCCTTCGGGCGTTGCAGGGCCGTCACGATAACAAGGGGGAAGTCGCTTGCATCTCGTCTCCGGCGCCGAACCGGCTCTGCTGGACCTCATCGCCGCGCTCGATCGCGCCGGCTATGATTTCGTGGCGCCGACCCCGGCCACGCACGCCCGCGTCCTCGCGCGACCGGGCAAGGCCGTGGCGAGCGACCTGCGCGACATATTCGGCTGGAGTCTTCCTTTCCGGCCCGCTTTGCTCCCGGCGGAGATGCTCGCCTGCCTCGAACGCGCGGGGTTGGCCAGCCGCGAGGGCGAGCTGCTGAAAAGCGGAGTCCGCGTCTCGCGCATCGGCAGCCAGCTGTTCCTGCATTCGGCCTATCCGACCGACGATGCGCAGAGCGTCTTCCTCGGTCCGGACAGCTACCGCTTCGTCGATTTCATCCGGTCCGAAATCCCGCGCACCGCCGGCGTCCGCCGGCTGGTCGATATCGGCGCCGGCGCCGGCGTCGGCGGCATCATGGCCGCGGCTTTGCTGCCGGGCGCGCGCATCACGCTGGTCGACGTCAATCCGGCGGCGCTGCGGCTGGCCTCCGTCAATGCGCGCCATGCCGACGTCGAGGTCGAGCTGCTCGAAGGCGAAGGAATCGGGGCGGTATCCGGGCCGATCGACCTCGCGATCGCCAACCCGCCTTTCATCATGGACGAAGGCGGCCGCACCTATCGCGACGGCGGGGACATGCACGGCGCGCGTCTCTCGTTCGACTGGGCACTGGCCACGGCGCGGCGGCTGGAGCCGGGCGGGCGCATGCTGCTCTATACGGGCGTGGCGATCGTCGACGGGAAGGACGAACTGCGGACCGCGCTGGAAAGGGAATTGCCGGCGCTCGGCTGCACCCTGCGCTATCGCGAGCTGGACCCGGACATATTCGGGGAGGAGCTTGATCGTCCGTCCTATCGCGACGTCGAGCGCATCGCGGCGGTGGGCGCGGTGGTGGAGGCCGCCCGCTAAAGGCGGCCCCGCACGATTATTGGGCCACGTCCTCTTCGATCTTCTCGACCCACTCCGGGTAGAAGGCCGGCTCGCGGTTCGACCAGCCCGGCGCGGTCGCGGCGGCTTCGCTGATCGACTGGAGCAGGCTGCGCCGACGCTCCGGGTGGAGGTGCGGCAGCGCGGCGGCGGCGCAGAAGGCCGCCGGCAGCCACGGCCGCACCGCAGCGCCGATCAGCCGCTCGTAGAGGAAACGGTAGGACGCGAAATCGGGCAGCCGGTCCTGGCCGAGGTCGAATGCGCTCATCGTGACGAGCGGAGCCATCATCGGCTCCATTACGTCGAGACCGCTGTCGTCGGGGACATAGTCGCGGATATGATCGAGCCGCTGGTAGATGCGGGCCTGGGCGCGGATGCTGGCCGCTTCGCCGACGTCACGGGACCAGCGCTTCATGGCGTTGCGGCGTCCGAGGCCGATATCGAGCGAGCGACGGATGTAGCGCTGCGTGCCCTTCGAGAAGCCCGCAAACTCCTTCATTTCGACCAAGGTCAGCGCGCCTTCGGCGGGCTTGGTCTGCGTACCCATGATCCCACTCCTTTTACCCTGGCGAGGATCATACGCTCCAAAGCTTTTCCAAGCGCTTAACCAGAACCTCGCCCCCCGTTCATAATAGAATCAGAAGTGGAGTCGGGCGGCAATGTCAAAGATGGGCAGGGCCTTCCTTGGTCGGGGAATTGTCTCATTTCCGCAACAGCGGGTGCGTAACGATCCAGCATTTCCGCGGCCTCTTCACGGCCGCTTTCGGCTGCAACACTTTTCCGCATCGGCGGATTTGCGGTCACTACTTAAGAGATGCTTTGCGGTTACTACTTAGCCGCGCCGCCGGCTTCGTCAGCTGCCGGATCGACACGCTTCACGCTCACTTCCTGTCGGCACAGCTCAGCGCTGCCGTCGAACACGGTCATGAAGCTGATGTCGCCGGCATCGCGACCCACGCCGATCCGCACCAGGCCCTCGACCGGCGCGAGGCCGGTGGCGTCGACCAGATACCAGCCGCCGTCGAGATAGACCTCGACTACAGCGTGGAAGTCGGGCGGGTCGAGCTGCCACGCGTAAGCGCTGACCATCCGTGCCGGAATGTCGAAGGCGCGCGCGAAGCTGATTAGGACATGCGCGAAGTCGCGGCATATCCCCTGGCGCTGGTGAAAGCTGTCATGGGCGGTCGTGCTAGCGTCGCTGCAGCCAGGTTCGTAGCGCATGGTGCCGCGCGTCCATTCCGCCATCGCCGCGACCGCCGCTCCGCCCTCCAGATGGCCGAACTGCTCGACCGCAAACTCCTTGAGCGCTTCGGACTGGCAATAGCGGCTCGCCCACAGATAGTGGATCACCCGCCCGGGCAGCTCGCGCCGCGGCACCGGCGCGATCCGCGCCAGGTCCGGCGCGGTCCGCATCACGTCGACCAGGGCGGTGTAGCGCGCCTCGAAGCGGAACTCGCCCGCCGTCCAGAGCCGCCGCCCGATCCCCTGCTGTCCGGTGACCGGCGTCAGCGGGGTGTCGCTGGTCACGGTCAGCCGGTCGCTGGCGAGCAGCTGGTCGGGCATCTGCGCCACTTCCAGCTGCAGCAGCACGTCGGCTCTTTGCGGAAAATAATAATCGAGCGTCGCGTCGATCTGCAGGCGCATGCGGTCCGGGTCTCCTCTGCTCCACGAACCGCTCACCGGCGGCTCCGTTCCCGGTGCGAAACGGAAAGGGTGCATCCGGCCCAAATGCGCTATAAGCGGGCA
This portion of the Sphingomonas sp. LY54 genome encodes:
- a CDS encoding ZIP family metal transporter produces the protein MDWQLIWTASGASFAAGMATTVGALPVLAIRSISPRLQSAFLGFSAGVMLAASFFSLIIPGLEAVAEQGGTPTTAALVICAAILLGGIVLQTVNRYAPHDVFTSRAGAGVGASVSTLRRIWLFVIAITLHNFPEGLAVGVSFGGGAIDNGTATAIGIGLQNIPEGLAVAVSLASVGYSRLYAFVAAMLTGLVEPIGGFLGIAAVSIAEPLLPWGLGFAAGAMIWVVTSEITPEMHRERRQEMATGALMFGLALMLFLDWTLG
- a CDS encoding M20/M25/M40 family metallo-hydrolase, giving the protein MHDEPRFQADRRTLMKGAAAGAMLFAPGAALAASGDLAAIRKAVEAGHDESVRRIQDWIRNPSIAAENLNMEQGADYMVRLARDAGFQHVAKVPTDGHPGVFATLDAGAKRTMGIYFMYDVKQFDPKEWSSPPLEARLLDKPGFGKIMMGRGAVNQKGPEGAFLAALHAFRAAGRKLPVNLVLIAEGEEEIGSPHFHQIVRRPEVLAALRKCEGVIIPSGWQDPDGSVQINLGAKGVIEMELVASGEKWGRGPKKDVHSSLKAQVDSPAWRLVAALQTLVTPDGNTPAIDGIFEKVRPLTPREKALIAETARVSNEADAKKALGVSHWIDDLPWQQALERLASQPTVNIEGLVAGYTGPGGKTILPSRAVAKLDMRIVPNMTKDDTVAKLRAHLDRRGFQDVEVNVSGGYDPTETAENSRVIRAQQAVYSRAGAPFTLYPRLAGSWPGFVFTSAPVSLPAGQFGLGHGNGAHAPDEYFVIESSNPKVEGLDGATMGFVDFLYEMATIK
- a CDS encoding OsmC family protein, producing MITRTASARYEGFGKDGKGHVSTQSGVLSDNPYGFNTRFEDAPGTNPEELIAAAHAACFTMALSFALAKEGLSDGTLETTARVKLDKEGEGFKVSRSDLSLQATIEGIDEARFRAIAEDAKANCPISKLLNAEITLEANLGG
- a CDS encoding methyltransferase; the protein is MHLVSGAEPALLDLIAALDRAGYDFVAPTPATHARVLARPGKAVASDLRDIFGWSLPFRPALLPAEMLACLERAGLASREGELLKSGVRVSRIGSQLFLHSAYPTDDAQSVFLGPDSYRFVDFIRSEIPRTAGVRRLVDIGAGAGVGGIMAAALLPGARITLVDVNPAALRLASVNARHADVEVELLEGEGIGAVSGPIDLAIANPPFIMDEGGRTYRDGGDMHGARLSFDWALATARRLEPGGRMLLYTGVAIVDGKDELRTALERELPALGCTLRYRELDPDIFGEELDRPSYRDVERIAAVGAVVEAAR
- a CDS encoding transglutaminase family protein — encoded protein: MRLQIDATLDYYFPQRADVLLQLEVAQMPDQLLASDRLTVTSDTPLTPVTGQQGIGRRLWTAGEFRFEARYTALVDVMRTAPDLARIAPVPRRELPGRVIHYLWASRYCQSEALKEFAVEQFGHLEGGAAVAAMAEWTRGTMRYEPGCSDASTTAHDSFHQRQGICRDFAHVLISFARAFDIPARMVSAYAWQLDPPDFHAVVEVYLDGGWYLVDATGLAPVEGLVRIGVGRDAGDISFMTVFDGSAELCRQEVSVKRVDPAADEAGGAAK